Proteins from a single region of Cyanobium sp. ATX 6F1:
- a CDS encoding DUF2079 domain-containing protein: protein MLVAALLFAVVGLLLQWWRLQVLTASYDQGIFLQVLWNGLRGHPFESTLSSQLSTNVIHAGQLPALGYHRLGQHFTPALLLWVPLVGLLGIWALALVQVGLMTAAGLVLHRLALERLTDPRLAAFVAISFFGANAVIGPTWGNFTDLAQLPLAFFLLMLGLQRRQGWLVAVAALLLPLIREDTGVLLVGVALWILLRQRRRWPLALGLAGLGIGWVLLVTNVLMPMFSEDNSRRFMVENFGQYIGDAEKASSLEVLLRALRQPLVVLMELISPPGDTLRYLLAQGLPLMLVPLVSLDSWLLMGLPLLGLLLAQGSNNPLSINIRYALLVVPGLFAGAIEWWRSHPEPFARRRLRQVWIGCIALSLLFTLLANPNRSLSFLIPDSLNPWVYSSPARQWNHGVAARELLRLIPAEASVAANTPLIPHLAQRSVLIRFPEGVMYRDRQGNSKAVEWIALDLDWLRRYANAFRSDRGALEGSLEALRSLRATYGVRAFRDGVVLLQRGQSDLEEPQRPLEALLGAIRLEQQRRPG, encoded by the coding sequence GTGCTGGTGGCCGCCCTGCTGTTCGCCGTGGTCGGGCTCCTGCTGCAGTGGTGGCGCCTGCAGGTGCTCACCGCCTCCTACGACCAGGGCATCTTCCTGCAGGTGCTGTGGAACGGCCTCCGAGGGCACCCCTTTGAGAGCACCCTCTCGTCGCAGCTGTCCACCAACGTGATCCATGCCGGCCAGCTGCCGGCCCTGGGCTATCACCGTCTCGGGCAGCATTTCACCCCGGCCCTGCTGCTCTGGGTGCCGCTGGTGGGGCTGCTGGGGATCTGGGCCCTGGCGCTGGTGCAGGTGGGGCTCATGACCGCCGCCGGGCTGGTGCTGCATCGGCTCGCCCTCGAGAGGCTCACGGATCCCCGCTTGGCCGCCTTCGTGGCGATCAGCTTTTTCGGGGCCAACGCCGTGATCGGCCCCACCTGGGGCAACTTCACGGATCTGGCTCAGCTGCCTCTGGCCTTCTTCCTGTTGATGCTCGGCCTGCAACGGCGCCAGGGCTGGCTGGTGGCGGTCGCCGCTCTGCTCCTGCCTCTGATCCGGGAGGACACGGGGGTGCTGCTGGTCGGTGTGGCCCTTTGGATCCTGCTGCGGCAACGGCGGCGCTGGCCGCTGGCCCTGGGGCTCGCTGGACTGGGGATCGGCTGGGTGCTGCTGGTCACCAACGTGCTGATGCCGATGTTCAGCGAGGACAACTCCCGCCGTTTCATGGTGGAGAACTTCGGCCAGTACATCGGCGATGCCGAGAAGGCCAGCAGCCTGGAGGTGCTGCTCAGGGCGCTCAGGCAGCCGCTGGTGGTGCTGATGGAGCTGATCTCTCCGCCGGGCGACACCCTGCGCTATCTGCTGGCCCAGGGCCTGCCCCTGATGCTGGTCCCCCTGGTCAGCCTCGACAGCTGGCTGCTGATGGGGCTGCCCCTGCTGGGATTGCTCCTGGCCCAGGGCTCCAACAACCCCCTCTCGATCAACATCCGCTACGCCCTGCTGGTGGTACCCGGGTTGTTCGCCGGTGCGATCGAGTGGTGGCGATCCCATCCGGAGCCCTTCGCGCGGCGGCGGCTGCGCCAGGTCTGGATCGGTTGCATCGCCCTCTCGCTGCTGTTCACCCTGCTGGCGAACCCGAACCGCAGCCTCTCGTTCCTGATTCCCGACAGCCTCAACCCCTGGGTGTACAGCTCACCAGCACGGCAGTGGAACCATGGGGTCGCCGCCCGGGAGCTTCTGCGCCTGATTCCCGCCGAAGCCAGCGTGGCCGCCAACACCCCGTTGATTCCCCATCTGGCCCAACGGTCGGTGTTGATCCGCTTCCCGGAAGGGGTGATGTACCGGGATCGCCAGGGCAACAGCAAGGCCGTGGAGTGGATCGCCCTGGACCTGGATTGGCTGCGCCGCTACGCCAACGCGTTCCGCAGCGATCGCGGGGCCCTGGAGGGCAGCCTGGAAGCACTCAGGTCGTTGCGGGCAACCTATGGGGTGCGGGCGTTCCGCGATGGGGTGGTGCTGCTGCAGCGCGGCCAGAGTGATCTGGAGGAGCCCCAGCGGCCACTGGAGGCCCTGCTTGGCGCAATCCGCCTGGAGCAGCAGCGGCGGCCCGGTTGA
- a CDS encoding ArnT family glycosyltransferase gives MTPPVSPSLGPPPWRLLLLLWAAALVLALAGLGNLPLRDWDEGIVARVALEIANRGLPQGLLPTIWGHDYLNKPPGLHWLIAAVIACWHQLSGAPASALPPEWVVRLVPAVLSTLVVPLGGLVQWQLRPSQRTAALATAAILLTLLPVMRQGRLAMLDGAQLSAMALLWWALLRSRSAKRAWPSGALAGLAGSSLLLLKAPILLPALLAGGLGLAFDPTPGPRRWRWLLAGLALGLVPGLAWHAYHGLMRGQQALWLWGGDGVGRVLLDAGEGSSLGWRVPVLKVLEGGWPWLPLWPISVVMAWRQRHRAWGRWCLVLQAVMAASILPLRTQLPWYSHPLWLPFALLCAVPLADLLCPRGARGGVLRRLPWFWMVLGGVLLAAWTVANLPGQAALAPYRWLPLPAGVGLLGGGWLLLRPMESRRRQGLLLLTSGWWLSLLLLATSPLWNWELNERWSVLPAAALAAGERPPVYMDGDAAERPSLRWYAQREVLRLPDDQDAGIPGPFDLIRQASDPPARILLPKGSLCRLEVVGDQNWQRWHCAQPGHSAAPPP, from the coding sequence ATGACCCCTCCTGTGAGTCCTTCTCTTGGCCCACCCCCCTGGCGCCTGCTGCTTCTGCTCTGGGCGGCCGCGCTGGTGCTGGCCCTGGCCGGGCTGGGCAACCTGCCGCTGCGCGACTGGGACGAGGGCATCGTGGCGCGGGTGGCCCTGGAGATCGCCAATCGGGGCCTGCCCCAGGGCCTTCTGCCCACCATTTGGGGCCATGACTACCTCAACAAGCCCCCGGGGCTGCATTGGCTGATCGCCGCGGTGATCGCCTGTTGGCATCAGCTTTCCGGAGCCCCTGCCTCCGCCCTGCCGCCCGAGTGGGTGGTGCGGCTGGTGCCGGCGGTGCTTTCCACGCTGGTGGTGCCCCTGGGCGGCCTTGTGCAATGGCAGTTGCGGCCAAGCCAACGCACTGCAGCCCTGGCCACCGCCGCCATCCTGCTCACCCTGCTGCCGGTGATGCGCCAGGGGCGGCTGGCCATGCTGGACGGCGCCCAGCTGAGTGCCATGGCCCTGCTCTGGTGGGCATTGCTGCGCAGCCGCAGCGCGAAGCGGGCCTGGCCCAGCGGCGCCCTGGCGGGCCTGGCGGGAAGTTCCCTGCTGTTGCTGAAGGCGCCGATCCTGCTGCCCGCCCTGCTGGCCGGTGGCCTGGGCCTGGCGTTCGACCCCACCCCCGGCCCGCGGCGCTGGCGCTGGCTCCTGGCCGGGCTGGCGCTTGGCCTGGTGCCTGGCCTGGCCTGGCACGCGTATCACGGCCTGATGCGCGGCCAGCAGGCCCTCTGGCTCTGGGGGGGCGACGGGGTGGGCAGGGTTTTGCTGGATGCGGGCGAAGGCAGTTCCCTGGGCTGGAGGGTGCCGGTATTGAAGGTGCTCGAAGGGGGCTGGCCCTGGCTGCCGCTCTGGCCGATCAGTGTGGTGATGGCCTGGCGGCAGCGGCATCGGGCCTGGGGGCGGTGGTGCCTGGTGCTGCAAGCCGTGATGGCCGCCTCCATCCTGCCCCTGCGCACCCAGTTGCCTTGGTACAGCCACCCCCTCTGGCTGCCCTTCGCCCTGCTGTGCGCTGTGCCGCTGGCCGACCTGCTCTGCCCAAGGGGGGCCCGAGGTGGGGTGCTGCGGCGCCTGCCCTGGTTCTGGATGGTGCTGGGCGGAGTTCTGCTTGCAGCGTGGACGGTGGCCAACCTGCCGGGCCAGGCGGCCCTGGCCCCCTACCGCTGGCTGCCGCTTCCGGCGGGGGTCGGCTTGCTCGGAGGCGGATGGCTGCTGCTGCGGCCGATGGAATCGCGCCGGCGGCAGGGCCTGCTGCTGCTCACTTCCGGTTGGTGGTTGTCGCTACTGCTGCTGGCCACCAGCCCCCTGTGGAACTGGGAGCTCAATGAGCGCTGGTCGGTGCTTCCGGCAGCGGCCCTGGCGGCGGGCGAGCGGCCACCGGTGTACATGGATGGGGACGCGGCCGAGCGGCCCAGCCTGCGCTGGTACGCCCAGCGTGAGGTGCTGCGCTTGCCGGATGACCAGGACGCCGGGATTCCCGGTCCGTTCGATCTGATCCGCCAGGCCAGCGACCCCCCGGCACGGATACTGCTCCCCAAGGGATCGCTCTGCCGCCTGGAGGTTGTTGGTGACCAGAACTGGCAACGCTGGCACTGCGCCCAACCCGGGCACTCAGCAGCCCCGCCCCCCTGA
- a CDS encoding ArnT family glycosyltransferase: protein MGVSRSKGHPLPLWLPLLIGATLRLVQIQAPILGIHSWRQADTAAMARNFAEQGMRFWLPQIDWGGAGSGLVEAEFPLYPYGVALLYRLFGVHEWLARGLSVLCSVLTIFLVIRIGRRLLGERAGWWGGIFYAVLPIPVFYGRTVQPEALLMLLAALALERFLVWLEGGRRSAVLVSWLAFSGACLVKVLPFLWLGAPLLWLWARGQGGWVQALRRPIAWLYPLGAAAVTALWYWHARQLGESSGLSFGFWGGQANRYTWSDLLGFSYWGELALRVAVRNLAVLGVPLLILGLLPPRAGSAAGVHPLVRVLPLGLVAVVVAGALAPETTAVHEYYQLPLMLFACPLMGQGWVRLRSGSIGWRRGAWAVLSLMVLVSLTILGVDYWSRERITGSAAWELGRQIQASTPEQARVVVMSGPDPTVLYLANRKGWLVTPEALSEQEAAAWRRKGADAVAGSFAVIESYRPFPDGPEKDRLRRWVCAQPPGCPSGSAFVVPLNAGTTAP from the coding sequence ATGGGCGTCAGCCGTTCCAAGGGCCATCCCCTGCCGCTCTGGCTACCGCTGCTGATCGGGGCGACCTTACGCCTGGTGCAGATCCAGGCACCGATCCTGGGCATCCACAGCTGGCGCCAGGCGGACACGGCCGCCATGGCCCGCAACTTCGCCGAACAGGGGATGCGGTTCTGGCTGCCCCAGATCGACTGGGGCGGTGCCGGCAGCGGCCTGGTGGAAGCCGAGTTTCCCCTTTACCCCTACGGGGTGGCCCTGCTCTACAGGCTGTTTGGGGTACACGAGTGGCTGGCTCGCGGGCTGTCGGTGCTCTGCAGCGTGCTCACGATCTTCCTCGTCATCCGCATCGGTCGGCGGCTGCTGGGAGAGCGGGCCGGCTGGTGGGGGGGGATTTTCTATGCCGTGTTGCCGATTCCAGTGTTCTACGGACGCACGGTGCAACCGGAGGCCCTGCTGATGCTGCTGGCGGCCCTGGCGTTGGAACGCTTTCTGGTCTGGCTGGAAGGGGGGCGGCGCTCCGCTGTGCTGGTGTCGTGGCTGGCCTTCAGCGGGGCATGCCTGGTGAAGGTGCTCCCCTTCCTTTGGCTGGGGGCGCCCCTGCTCTGGCTCTGGGCGCGGGGACAGGGGGGGTGGGTGCAGGCGCTTCGCCGTCCCATTGCCTGGCTCTATCCACTGGGAGCCGCCGCGGTGACCGCGCTCTGGTACTGGCATGCCCGCCAGCTGGGGGAAAGCAGCGGTCTCAGTTTCGGCTTCTGGGGCGGCCAGGCGAACCGCTACACCTGGTCCGACCTGCTGGGGTTCAGCTACTGGGGGGAGCTGGCCCTGCGGGTGGCGGTGCGCAACCTGGCCGTGCTGGGGGTGCCCCTGCTGATCCTGGGCCTGCTGCCGCCCCGCGCTGGCTCAGCCGCCGGGGTTCACCCGCTGGTACGGGTGCTGCCGCTGGGTCTGGTGGCGGTGGTGGTGGCGGGCGCCCTGGCCCCAGAAACCACCGCTGTGCATGAGTACTACCAGTTGCCGCTGATGCTGTTCGCCTGTCCGCTGATGGGCCAGGGCTGGGTGCGACTGCGCTCGGGGTCGATCGGCTGGCGGCGTGGGGCCTGGGCTGTGCTCAGCCTGATGGTGCTGGTCAGTCTCACCATTCTGGGAGTTGACTACTGGAGCCGGGAGCGCATCACCGGCTCGGCCGCCTGGGAGCTGGGCCGCCAGATTCAGGCCAGCACCCCTGAGCAGGCCCGCGTGGTGGTGATGAGCGGCCCCGATCCCACCGTGCTCTACCTGGCGAACCGCAAGGGCTGGCTTGTGACTCCCGAGGCCCTCAGCGAGCAGGAGGCTGCCGCCTGGCGCCGGAAGGGCGCCGATGCGGTGGCGGGCAGCTTTGCGGTGATCGAGAGTTACAGGCCCTTCCCCGATGGCCCCGAGAAAGACCGTCTGCGTCGCTGGGTCTGCGCCCAGCCGCCGGGATGTCCGAGTGGTTCTGCTTTCGTTGTGCCGCTGAACGCAGGAACCACCGCTCCATGA